A stretch of Planctomycetota bacterium DNA encodes these proteins:
- a CDS encoding methionine adenosyltransferase domain-containing protein: GGGAFSGKDPTKVDRSAAYMARHIAKNIVAAELADRCEVQLAYAIGVSDPVSVYVDTEGTGKIDDARICELVKDLFPLSPGKIIQYLDLRRPIYRVTAAGGHFGRSGPTFTWENTKRAAELAEAAGVTAAAG; encoded by the coding sequence GGCGGCGGCGCGTTCAGCGGCAAGGACCCGACCAAGGTCGACCGCAGCGCGGCCTACATGGCCCGGCACATCGCCAAGAACATCGTGGCGGCCGAGTTGGCCGATCGCTGTGAAGTGCAGTTGGCCTACGCGATTGGCGTGTCGGACCCGGTTAGCGTGTACGTCGACACCGAAGGGACCGGCAAGATCGACGACGCGCGGATTTGCGAACTGGTCAAGGATCTGTTCCCGCTGTCGCCGGGCAAGATCATCCAGTACCTCGACCTGCGGCGGCCGATTTACCGCGTGACGGCGGCGGGGGGCCACTTTGGTCGCTCGGGCCCGACCTTCACATGGGAAAACACCAAGCGCGCGGCCGAGCTGGCCGAAGCCGCCGGAGTGACCGCGGCCGCCGGCTAG